A window of Pirellulales bacterium contains these coding sequences:
- a CDS encoding DNA-binding domain-containing protein gives MKQQSLQNVQRWMQSVITHPLGVEAGLAAPAQVEQIVEPSLRQSSVERLAIYANAYHARLIECLQAEFPVFNRTVGDEAFAEFAVAYLQRHPSHSYTLNQLGADFVQFLNDSRPAPAGGVKQTNSDWIDFLIDLAQLERTISEVFDGPGLEATLPISHADLLAIDAQRWPQARLSIAPCVRLLSLRFPLHDYYTAMKATENANHAVEIPQPQNSWLALTRRDYVVRRYELSRPQFVLLDALRCGQTVGDAVSAASAVYSGEIEQLAADMHEWFHAWTAAPMFERVAISG, from the coding sequence ATGAAACAGCAATCCCTTCAAAACGTGCAGCGCTGGATGCAATCGGTCATCACGCATCCGCTGGGTGTAGAAGCCGGATTGGCAGCGCCGGCTCAAGTGGAGCAAATTGTCGAGCCTTCTCTTCGCCAATCCAGCGTCGAGCGATTGGCAATTTACGCCAATGCCTATCACGCCCGATTAATTGAATGCCTGCAAGCGGAGTTTCCTGTCTTTAATCGCACGGTCGGAGACGAAGCGTTCGCGGAATTCGCCGTGGCCTATTTACAGCGGCATCCGTCGCACAGTTACACATTAAATCAATTGGGGGCGGATTTCGTGCAATTTTTGAACGACTCACGGCCGGCGCCTGCCGGCGGAGTCAAGCAGACCAACAGCGATTGGATCGATTTTCTGATCGACCTGGCCCAACTGGAGCGTACGATCAGCGAAGTTTTTGACGGGCCGGGCTTGGAGGCAACGCTTCCCATTTCGCACGCAGATTTGTTGGCGATCGACGCCCAGCGTTGGCCGCAGGCACGGTTGTCAATCGCGCCCTGCGTGCGCCTATTGTCCCTGCGATTTCCCTTGCACGATTATTACACGGCCATGAAGGCCACCGAGAATGCAAATCACGCCGTGGAAATTCCGCAGCCACAAAACTCGTGGCTAGCGCTTACCAGGCGCGATTATGTTGTGCGGCGTTACGAGCTTAGCCGGCCGCAATTCGTGCTGCTCGATGCTCTGCGATGCGGCCAAACCGTGGGAGATGCCGTCAGCGCCGCCTCCGCGGTCTATTCCGGGGAAATCGAGCAGCTTGCTGCTGACATGCACGAATGGTTCCACGCATGGACCGCAGCGCCGATGTTTGAACGAGTAGCAATTAGCGGTTAG